A single region of the Bacillus cereus genome encodes:
- a CDS encoding patatin-like phospholipase family protein produces the protein MLENTGLVLEGGGMRGVYTGGILEYFMEQDLYFPYVIGVSAGACHAASYLSRQRNRNKTVNIDYASHPQYLSYKNLWKKRQLFDMDFIFHEIPEKHVPFDFETYYNSPERFLVGTTDCETGQSVYFEKEGTNDDALNLLQASSSLPFIAPVVNYRGKQLLDGGISDPIPVRKAQEDGFEKSVVILTRNHGYAKKKSKFGWVAAKAYKKYPNLVNTMLNRYEVYNETLHYIEKEEQAGNLFVIRPEVQLQVDRMEKDTAKLQNLYEQGYEDAKRQFADLQAFLQK, from the coding sequence ATGCTTGAAAATACAGGGTTAGTATTAGAAGGCGGCGGTATGCGTGGTGTATATACGGGCGGGATATTAGAATATTTTATGGAACAAGATTTATATTTTCCATATGTAATCGGTGTATCAGCTGGTGCTTGTCATGCAGCGTCGTATCTTTCCAGACAAAGAAATAGAAATAAGACAGTAAATATTGATTATGCATCGCATCCACAATATTTATCGTATAAAAACTTATGGAAAAAGCGTCAATTATTTGATATGGATTTCATTTTTCATGAAATTCCAGAAAAGCATGTACCGTTTGATTTTGAAACATACTATAATAGCCCAGAGCGTTTCCTTGTAGGAACAACAGATTGTGAAACAGGACAGTCTGTTTATTTTGAAAAAGAAGGAACGAATGATGATGCACTAAATTTATTACAAGCGTCTAGTTCATTGCCTTTCATTGCACCGGTAGTAAATTACCGCGGTAAGCAGTTATTAGATGGCGGGATTTCTGATCCGATTCCAGTTCGTAAAGCACAGGAAGATGGGTTTGAAAAATCAGTCGTGATTTTGACGAGAAATCATGGTTACGCGAAGAAGAAGTCAAAGTTTGGATGGGTGGCAGCGAAAGCGTATAAAAAATATCCTAATCTTGTTAACACGATGTTGAATCGTTATGAAGTGTATAATGAGACACTTCACTACATTGAAAAAGAAGAGCAAGCAGGTAATTTATTTGTTATTCGCCCAGAAGTGCAGCTTCAAGTAGATCGTATGGAAAAAGATACAGCAAAACTACAAAATTTATATGAGCAAGGCTATGAAGATGCAAAGAGACAATTTGCAGATTTACAGGCGTTCTTGCAAAAATAA
- a CDS encoding sugar ABC transporter ATPase, whose protein sequence is MIFLLVVYFVFIMTLFMTFFLSKRSYEKPFIKYVPALILFILAFISSITFVFNNGMGELMIAIFLGVTAIANLLLLLALKVVRVIVAKGK, encoded by the coding sequence ATGATTTTCTTACTTGTCGTATATTTTGTTTTTATTATGACGTTGTTTATGACGTTTTTTCTTTCTAAAAGATCATATGAGAAGCCGTTTATTAAATATGTACCAGCGTTAATATTGTTTATTTTGGCTTTCATTTCTTCTATTACGTTTGTATTTAATAACGGCATGGGAGAACTGATGATAGCGATATTTTTAGGAGTTACGGCAATAGCAAACTTGCTCTTACTGCTTGCGCTAAAAGTAGTTCGTGTGAT